The DNA window CTGTGATTGAGGATCATGTTGGCTATAAAATCGAGAATGATACTTAGACTGCGGCATTTGAGACTCCTGTGCTAATTGTTGCTGTTGCGGCTGCGGTTCAAACTGTCGTTGAGGCTGAGCTTGAGGTTGTGCCCAAGGAGTAATGTAACTATTGACGGACTGGGATTGGTTATAAGCACGAGACACAGAAGAGTTGTCATCTCCTGTGCTTAGTGCAGTCCCCTCGTGTAGGTTTTGCTTTAAGGAAGTAGATGCCTGAGGCGGGGGAGGTGACATACTAGTTGACAGCGTAATGCTCAAGAGGTCTATCACATCTTGCTCTTTTGTAGTTCTAGCTGGTGCTGGTGGATCAGCAAGAACTAAAGCATCGCTCATGCCCAGGGTGGAAGATGCTTCCTGAGCTCTCATATCGCTGCTGTTACTTAGAGTGCCACCATCACTGCCTCGCATGGTTGAAGCCGGAGTAGCAGATATGTTTATTTTTGAGTGCCTGCAAACACAAgcaaaattttagaagaaaacATGAATCAAAGTGGAGAGAGCCTTTTGGATGCAGACCAAACATCCAGAACCCCAAACAGCAAGGATACCATCATGTATCCACAAGTCCCAAGGTTTCTTCAAACATTTAGTAAAtgaatccaagaacttcaaaaCCTAAACACATATTACTGGCATTACAAAAAAATCCAACGGAACAATGAGACTGCCAATCTGTCATGTGAAGTTGATGACAAGTATAGCACATGAAATACAAATATAAATGAAGAAATACCTTCGTGCCAGCTGTGCGAAgtcatcttcctcttcatcatcttcatcaatcTGAATCCTGGGAACTGGTGAAGGGTTACCATTAGTTGTTTCACTCCCTTTTACAGCATTATCTTGTTTGATGCTAGAATGATGTTTGTCATTCAATTGGAGGTTGTGATTTGTCAATTCAACTGGCAGAGGTAAACCAGATGCTATAGCATCATGTTTTGCTAGCACATTTTGGAGGTTATCATTTAACTCCAGGCCCTGAGCTAGAAGTTCTTCATCCCTAGCACAAACATAATACACAGATCCACCAGCAAACCACTTCAGCAAGAACACCCAGTGAAACAGCAATACATGCAGAGACCAAAATACACACGCGCACACACAGAGACacagagggagggagggagggagagggagagagagagacccTGTAGTAGTCAACATCTGCATCAATTTCTTCTGGTTGGAACGACATTGCTCAACAAGATCAAGTATCACTTCATCTTTTACAGCCTACAGAGAAGTAAATGTGAGAgaattttctgaaaatttcgGAACCATGAACAGAATAGAGAGTTTTCTACCGAGTGATCACTTGGATTGACAGCTTGAAGCATGTCAGCTAAGAGATCCAGAACATCGCGCATAGACCCTATGTTTGACAAACTATAACCacaaaaataatccaaaatcaAACTATAAGCtaacaaaaaatataaagtgAAACGTAACAGACATAGAACACAAGATTTAGGAATATTGTGTAAAAATTTCGAAGGTAATTTTAACCTtaaattttccatttctgcaGCCATGGCTTCATCAAGCCTAGTAGAGGAATTGCTTGGCATTCCATAGCCAGGCTGTGGATGTCGTGGTGTTGGATGCGTCATAGGAGGTGTAAATATAGGAGCTGTATCTAATGATCGCTGGGGAAAGCCCACACCGGAACGCTGATACATGCAGAATCACAAATAACACATAATAATCAACGTGGCTGCAGGGTAGCTTATGCCAAGTTAGGCAATAAACAGCATTCATAGAACATTACGCAGGTAATGTGGTATTGCTGAAAAAAGGTCATTTGTCAGCTTCATTAGAGTGCCTTCAAGGCGTGCTATAGTCTACAATGTAACATCATGCTTACATTGTTctctcatttttattttttttttattgttctttATACATGAACTATACAACTTACTCTCTCTTAATTTAATAAATTGTTATTCCATGAATCCAGTTtatctttaataaattctattactTTTGAGTTGAGGGTGTATCAGAAAAAATTCTGAAGAAATATGAAAAAACTGAAGCAGCACAATTCACCATATAAAATAGCTATCACCAAAATAAAATTCAGataataaaatcattcaaagatTAATGGAATCAAGTAATAATAGCAGCTTTAAGCAAACAGTCAGCTGTAATCCAAAATTGGACTTACCCTTAAGTCCTCATACGCCCAGTAATATTGGGGATATTTCCCTCCAGGGCCACCAAATGCCTCTTGCCAAGAGTCCAACAACATCAGTATTTTGTCTCTAACATGCATATCAGTCTGAAAAAAGAGTTGAAGCAACTCTATTGGAATGAATCCTAAGTGACAGGTTAAGCATGCATCCACccagaaaacaaataaaagttGAGATACTTTACAGGTAGGGAAATGAaggtccaaaaaaaaaactaagatttaaaaaaagagaagacaacaaaacaaaacaaaaccaacCTCAATTAAATGACTTCTGAGGGATTTAGGTTTCATGGGTCATATCTTTGTTAATGCTGAAAATAGGTCACATTAAGCATTGCGAAGGCTCGTCGTACTTAAAGAGTATATAAACTTCCACAGTCTTAGCAGTGCAATTGCACAGCATTATtaaaaagattttctaactacTCCCAACTCCATAGCAGCATTCAATTATTTGAATGTGATCACTATTAGAGACAACAAACTTGCAATTTGTCCTCTGCCACCACCCAAGTTACATACTCTATGGCTCATGCCACAGGCAATGCTGTTTTCATCACCGGTAGATCATATACGGACCCATGAAAGATTCGAAGTTGGAATTTAACAGAAGCACCCCAATGAAGTCACCCTACTTTCTTATTCAAATATGCAATATCACTAGCAGAGGATATCTGACTCGAACAAAATCTTCTTACAATGAACTCACAGGCATGCAAATAACAGAAATCTAATTGAAGCCAAAATATTAGCACGCTGTGTCATACTTTCAGAAATGGCTAGTACAGTCCcaatcaggaaaaaaaaaaacacgtgCAGAGTTCTAACGTAAGGGAAACTAAAATGTTTATCAACACTCAGACTCATAGTCCCTTGCAAACGAAGAAAActtgcctttttctttacaATTTTGACCATCTCCTGTAAAATGTTCCTATCAGCTATCTGAAAATGGACGTAATCACCACAATTCTTCACCATTGTCTCTAGAAGCTATACAATATATAGGGCCACGGTTAGCAAGCTGCAAAGGTGAAGTAGAGATCCAACAAAATAGAATTGAAACAAAAGCTACCATGTATGCCAGCACCACGATTAAAAGAGacaataggaaaaaaaaaaccaagtgCTTGATACCAGTTCTAGTTAACAGCAACCCACAGACATTTGCAGCAAATAACAGAACAACTCCCACCCAACCCCCCCccaccaaaaccaaaaaaaaaaaaaggacatgtTTTCTTTGAAGCATCATGTAAAGTGCAACTGAAGACAAGAATTCCAAATCAATTACCGTCAAGGCAAGTAGTTGAACTTTAGGGTTCTTGTGCTGCAATCTTTTCTTCACAGCTTTGACAACATCTTTTGCAAGCCTGAGcagtattttaaaaaaaaaaagaaaagaaaagaatagaaTAGAATGGAAGAATTCAGTGAATCCATTTCTTTCAGTCGGCAAAATGACGTAAAGATTATGAGTTTCCAACATGGATGAATTGGAAGGACTAGGACAAAgtacacaaagggcatgcctaAGGTTTTCCCTTTCTATCTGTTCTTTGCCAAACACCTTAATGATATACTACGGAAGACCCAAGAGTTGATCCCCACGATCACAAATTCACAATTCAAAGGTAGGAATCATATGAGCAACAAAGCCCACCTCGTTCTCATTTATGTCAAGCACCTACCAACGCCATCAAAAGCTTGAAACTCCTCCATTTTAAATTCACAAGTTAAGTTCAAACATCAAATCAAAAAATAATTCCTTCTACCCGTGTTACAGACCCCTAAAAAACCCAATAAGCACAGCCTTGAAATTCTAGTCGAATGGTAATATCGTACCAACATAAACAATATAACATATGCCTGTCAGCCTCTGTGGACTGAAATTCTAGTTTCCTAAATCTCAAAACAAAATTCGCTGCACCAaaatttaaaaggaaaaaaaagtccAGAAAATCCAGTATTCCCCAGAAGGAGGACAAAAAGTCAgcttttgaaggaaaattcaaCACCTTGGACAAAAGGTGCCAAAATTCTGAGGACAGTTAaattaaaaagaagaagagggTATTTGTATGCATACATAACCACAAAGAACGAaaagttatttttaaaaaaaaaaaataccactGATTGGAGTTGAGGGTATCGCATATATCAATATTCATAGTCCAATCGGGACCGATCAAGAACTCGCTGGTGGCCTTCTCCACTCGAACTATTGCCGATGATGACGAAACTGTGGCTGTATTATAAGAAGAAGATGGTGAAATTGATGGCATCATCATTTTgttctttcttcctcttcctcttctgcGTGGGTAAATTGGAAAGCTTTCTGCTGGAACACTAGTAGAAAGAAGGATTAACAAGGAAGGAGAGGAGAATTGAAAGACTCGTCAGGGTTGTGGTTTGTCGTCAAGGGTtaaatttcaaagaaaaaaccaGCCTTAGCTATTTGCCAATAGTGGTATAATATGTGGATATTGGATGCATGGATTTTTTCAACTCACTGGTGCGGAGTGTATTTCGTTTACAATTTATACAAATATAGAGcgagaatttaaaaaaaaaaaaaaaaaagagagaagaagaagaacccAATCCAAGGAGAAGAACCCGTTTAATCTTTTGTGCTTTGCagcttctttctttctttctttctttctctctctcttgtaagAAACTTTTTGTATATAGTTGTATTCCTTTGATGATGACGATATGATGCTAGTAGCGTATTCCCCCGTATTCTTCtaccatttttctcttttatgcCTTTGTTTGGGATTGGGGGTTTCTCTCTCCTAGTCTCCTGGTttatctctttcttcttttttggtcAACTTTTGTTGTAATAAAATATCTTTTCTCCCGAAATTTCGTTTTACCTTTttcttctctccctctctctctctctctctcgttgttgcacaaaaatgggaaaaaaaaaagaggaagaaaaaacgAAAGATGAAGAGGCAGAGGAAGAAAACAGGACAGATAAGAGACGAGAGTGGAGGTTTTTAGTTGGGTTCTTCAGCAGACGCGCCCACTTAATATTCTTTTATTTACTCCACTCGCCAGTCTCTTCCCCCCGGCACTGAATAATTAATAAATGGCACAACACTCTGATAccgtttggattgttatttttcaaagtattttcataaaaaaattagtGCAGTGATTTGATGAATATAAAATCAAAAGGTGATTATAAAAAAATTAGTATAGTAATTTGATGAATATAAAATCAAAAGATGATTAAGAAATGAGTTCacatatccaaaaaaaaaaaaaaaacatattctcTGGATGATGCTCAGGGATGTTTGTACACCAATTCATCGGCCGTTCCTTAAACCGCATACTAACAAAGAAATTCTCAACCtttcttcttcaacatttcTCTACGACTAGTTAAATACCGTACCATTACAACAATTGCTTAATCTATTAACACCTTTGTTCTCGCATGAATTAATGGATGGTGCACTTGGAGAAAAGCCACCCGAATTTTGGTTCTTATCAAAATTTGGAGCATTCTGATGAACAAATTCATAAGATCTTATTCTTCttgaaattaatttttaaaaacaaaacaaagaggGAGAAAAATGAGATAAAGAGGTTGGGGTTCTCATAACTATTAGTACATATACAGATTAATATGGCATATGTAGACACTAAAATATTAACAAGCGAGCACCATATGAGTATACTATATACTAAAATTTGTGTTATATTTATtgttgggataattttagaaacctctccCGAGATTTCTAACTATTTCACTAGCCTCCCTccagattttaaaaattacactaatcTCAATTGAGATTCAGTATCTCGTAACATCTAAACCCAATCAacaattaaaaagtgatattagaATAGAGAAGATAATATGATTACACCATTGCCTTCATCTACTAAATTATTTAACTAATTTAACGCTAGCTCAAACATTAAATAAAACATTAGAatttattgttttattattGGGGATTAAACATTTAAACCACATATGGCATGTAGAATAGTATATCATTCTACGTATTTCACTTAATGTGAGATTCAAATTGTTCTTTTCAGTTACAAATCCATTGTCAAACATTCTGaacaataaataattaaaaaaatgtaattaaaaTATTACAAAGAGCGAATTTTAATGCCATAAAAATCTCAACATCTAACCTTAATATATTGATAAGATTATTTATAATGTTAAAGTTTGTTCTGTGTACTATCTTGATTGTaaatttttttgattatttattattgATTATATTTGACAATGGGTATATAACTGAAAATAGTAATTTGAATCttatattaaattaaaaaatatattataatattctattttttaatgctatatgtgatttgatTCATAATGATAAATAGAAATTTTAAGTGTTTTTTAATGTATGGATTAACATTCAATTAACTAAATAATGTAATAAATGACGGGTAATAATGGAATCATATTATTTTTCTCTCATAATATCATTTTTAATTATTGATTGGGTCTGAATATTGCGAGataattaattttaaaagagGTAAGtatgatttttaaaatttagagGGAGGCCAGTGAAATAGTCAGAAAACTTATAGGAGGTTTCTCAACTTATCCCTTCATTGTCTTAGCGTTTACAATTATATATAATGTAGCGGTCCCAGGATGCTCCAATTGTATTGTACGGGAGACGGCAGGGCAGAGCCGGAGCGTAAAGATTATACGCGAAGAAACGAGAGTGGTTGAAAGGCTTTGACTACAAAGCCTTTGCTGGGGTTTGgaacaaaattaaattttggttAAGCAAAGGTGGGCGTGATGTGATGCGCTAAGAATTGTGAGTGGTACAAGTCAAACAACATGGATATATAAGAGAGAGGGATGTATTCTGGTTGGAGCCGCTTTTGTTTGTCATCTCAcaactttcttcttccttttttctttaattgggCGTCTGTTGGGCAATGGGGCGGGGTGGGCGCCAACATCACAACCACAGATAATAAAATGGATGACTCAAACGAATTTCAACAtgttataaatttataattgGATAATATGTACTTGTGTTAAAGGCACACCTGTGTGTGTAATTtaagaataaattaatttttatataattttttaaatgaaattagGGCTGTCAACAGGCCAGATTTGAACTCGAATCAGGTTCGAATCCTGTAATTTTTTTCGAATATGGGTTGAGAAATAATTTCGATACCCGAACTTGAATCTGGACTCCGACCCAAATCCATTTACTCTAACAAAAAGCGGATCGGATATGGAATATGGGATTTCGACTCGTATCCGACTCGAACCCAAAAATACATTAATCATTATAAGAATACAAATATTTCTAAATATATTCTTTTATTAAATTAATAAAAGTATTCTTTTACCAAATTAACCAAATTACCTGCATCCCAGATGAAGCATTTAAGAAATTAGGATCTGGAAGAGGCAAACTTGTTTGACCAAAAATGTATTCATCACAAGTTACATATAAGTGCTTTTTACTAAATATCCTCGGATCATGTTGGGTCTTTTTGCTAACATgcataaaagaaaatgaatgatatatgcTGGGGCTTTTCCTTTTACGTAGATCTAGACCCGACACGGACCCGTCGAATATGATTCCGGAATCTTGAGCACAAGATCCGTCGATATACGAGTCAGATCCAGATATAGTATATTAAAATGGATTcagattcaaaatttttcaattttaaccCGAATCCGATCCGTTGACAGGACTAACTGAAACCCTTGTTAGGTTTTCCTGCGGTATATGCACCCAATTTTGCTTGTTTCGACTTTCAACATCAAGATGAAGACACCAACCTTCGTAATATGTACAAAATTTTGTTTGTAATTGCGGTTCAGGATCAAGATTAAGATACCAACTTTCGGTTTCTACCGAGAATCCAAACTTATCGGTCCAACTAGAATTTCAATGGAGTAGTAAATTAACATATACAGGGAGCACTAATGGGACTCCTAAATAATGCAGTTACCTACATTTATAATTATCTTTTTAGGGTTAATTGCAGCTCGTACCCCTCAATTATTCCTTAGTCAAACGTTTTAGCACTACGCCAAATCAAGCTAAACTGGGTGGCAAAAAATGGTGTCCTAACCAATCTACCCTCAACTTCTTTTTGAACTTCCAAAAGTCCCACAGAAGGGGAGGcaaatttcttaagaaaacaaattacctttttttttttcttaataaacaAAGTATTACCGGACACATCACTCACATATAATGAAGTTTTTAACAACTTAAAAGTTAatgcaatttttggaaaataataaaacaatcaattttatgtcattttacttttgattaaaaaaatctCTTTACTTGTAAATTGCTTAGCTTGTGTATTACAACTACCAATCGTTCCATTAATTTAATCAGACTTATTCAATGATCTTTAGTTCTTAATGTATCATAACGTCGTTagctaaaacaaagaaaaagaaaaaaaaattagaacgTTCTTATCAGCACTATGTCCCTGCATATCGAAATCATTAGCTAGTTAACTTATACACGTCAAGCTCCAATTCTAATAGGTAAAGAGTTCTTCatttagggtctgtttggttggaagtaaaatgttttccttgggaaaatattttccgtggaagtaattttccatgaaaatcatttccctttcatcattttcaggtgtttggttagcgtattgaaaatattttcttacttcatttttctggtgtttgtttaacttttgaaatattttcacttttatctctatctttactttctacacattataactacatacttcttcccatgcaaaataagaaaatttatctcattgtttaactttaaaaaatcttggagaaatgtatatatgaataaaaaatatctccttaaccaataaacaaattgctggccatttagtgtcaaatatcaatcacatgcaatgcttattgtgacatatatcttgcactctcactgctgaaagtttctctagaaaagaatgtctctattatacataattaattactagtaTAGGATGAGCAtgatgaggttttttttttattttgaatatactagggggggagggttgggtggtacgggagAGGGAGTGTAAAGAaaaggtcttgggttcgagtcctcctgtttacactaaaaaaaaaaaagaacatactataagatgttttcagtaagtttggaacatactataggcgggatgcatgcatttcggaaaacaacttcagtaaagtttggaagggaagttgttttccataagatgagtgaaaatattttacataggaaaatgttttcagtaacttttgtgcaaccaaacacgggaaattaggaaaatattttcctggaaaacattttcacccgaaacaaacggacccttagtCCAACAGGCAACGGTTTAAAATCGACCAATTTCCCAAAATAAAAAGTCCCTAATAAATCCCACACTAATACCTATAAAATCATATAAGAAGAAGATAAAATTACACATTTTCCCAAATCCAAATACCACCCAATGGTCAACTCCATGACAACTTGGTTCTTGCGGCATCATCAACGAGCCGCTCAGCGCCGGTGAAGGAAACATAAGATGGTGTTGCCTGTTACCTTGGTCATTAGGTTTCATTTCAACATGGTCATGTTGCCGAAATCGTtctttttcttagattttatgCTAGCAATTTTATTGAAGAatagaaaagaagaagagacaaaaaaaaaaacaaaaacagagagaTAGATACCAAGAAGAAGGCGTCACAGAGATCACGCACATGATGTAAATAAGAATTTTGTGGAAGTAAGAAGATCCTCTTATTGATTATTGCAGCCAGTGACGGagccagaattttttttttggggggccaaaagtttttcctaataaaattatcttaatatattatgttcaaaataattttcttctatttaaatatatgacatctaaaaatatcaaatattaaatttaattataaaggtatgtctattcataaatatgcggtatagtcataacaaaaattaacaaaaaagataacttttgattaaatatcttataacatcacaaaccatccaatttgcacattatgagaagatgctctccaatatgtcacctatgtgcaatatatatatatatatatataaccatgtaatataaatgtaactattttcaattgaaaaaagataaaagttatgttaacataatttgaaatttcaatatCTTGTTTTAGAAGTAAATTGAGCTCTACGCTCTtccatagaactaaattcatctatgattGAATCATTGCTAAATTTTTCAACAACTTCCTTTTTTATATACACAGTTAGACAATCATTGAAGAAATTATCTTGCATCTTGTTTCGGAGCTTGTTTGAAAATGCCCGCTCTGTAGTTGCAGTTGATATAGGAAGAGTAATAACAAGTCTAATAAATCTGTCAATAAGAGGATATATCACtgattttcttgtcttcacCAAGTCTCGACATAACTCATGAATACCAGATAATTCTTGCAATTCATGATGATTTGGAATGTCGAACTCAAAATATTGAAGTTCTATTCTTAGACGTACTAGTTCTTGCTTTTAACAATTATGAATTAGGTCTTTTTATTCTAATACATCACattgggtcaatttactatggaacatcaaattatatgtttaatttttgaaagttaaataattagtacaataaaaaataaataactttttctgaagaaaaaaaattaattcaaatatgactaattcataaatatatatatatatatatcaactctcataatataaactaaaattgtaaaaatttagggggggccaattttattttacacacatatttacatattataaattaaaattttcaaaacttagggggggccatggcccccctctGTCCCCCCTTGGCTCCATCATTGATTGCAGCCCTATCTTTTTAGcattttgattagaattttgagcTGCAGAAGCCCAAActgttttttactttttatcAGGTGGATTTTGGAGACCTATCCCTCTTGATAAAAAAGGGCATTTtgggaggagaagaagaagggcaGGATTTGATAGTCTTTTACTAATCTTTGGCTGGATAAGATCTCATTAGTTTGCCGAAATTTAGCTTATTGTAGTGCATTGCTAAAAATCAAAAGTTGAAGCCAGTTAACTGCAGAAATTA is part of the Coffea eugenioides isolate CCC68of chromosome 6, Ceug_1.0, whole genome shotgun sequence genome and encodes:
- the LOC113775390 gene encoding TOM1-like protein 6 encodes the protein MMMPSISPSSSYNTATVSSSSAIVRVEKATSEFLIGPDWTMNIDICDTLNSNQWLAKDVVKAVKKRLQHKNPKVQLLALTLLETMVKNCGDYVHFQIADRNILQEMVKIVKKKTDMHVRDKILMLLDSWQEAFGGPGGKYPQYYWAYEDLRRSGVGFPQRSLDTAPIFTPPMTHPTPRHPQPGYGMPSNSSTRLDEAMAAEMENLSLSNIGSMRDVLDLLADMLQAVNPSDHSAVKDEVILDLVEQCRSNQKKLMQMLTTTGDEELLAQGLELNDNLQNVLAKHDAIASGLPLPVELTNHNLQLNDKHHSSIKQDNAVKGSETTNGNPSPVPRIQIDEDDEEEDDFAQLARRHSKINISATPASTMRGSDGGTLSNSSDMRAQEASSTLGMSDALVLADPPAPARTTKEQDVIDLLSITLSTSMSPPPPQASTSLKQNLHEGTALSTGDDNSSVSRAYNQSQSVNSYITPWAQPQAQPQRQFEPQPQQQQLAQESQMPQSKYHSRFYSQHDPQSQFRPQAQPTLDQYSTGYPPPPWAATPGYFSNPNPLSRSPYAYSTVQATSSISSQGTRTSQHTSMTPVSGSNVSATNGDARLGPGGHKPFIPSYRLFEDLNVLGNTDGRFKMTSNSTPLSGTNGHGMARGGK